A portion of the Anoplopoma fimbria isolate UVic2021 breed Golden Eagle Sablefish chromosome 15, Afim_UVic_2022, whole genome shotgun sequence genome contains these proteins:
- the mapre3a gene encoding microtubule-associated protein RP/EB family member 3a, with the protein MAVNVYATSVSIDNLSRHDMLAWVNDSLHLTYTKIEQLCTGAAYCQFMDMLFPGCILLKKVKFQAKLEHESIHNFKVLQAAFKRMSVDKIIPVEKLVKGKFQDNFEFVQWFKKFFDANYDGKEYDPLLSRQGQDVAPAPNPGDHFNHRPKRNPGPQRTSPTVPKNMPTPQRVQHNTPALRKNPSLSRNGGSDAEIMELNQQLMELKLTVDGLEKERDFYFSKLRDIELICQEHESENNSVLSSIINILYATEDGFAPPEDEDLDEQAHLDQDEY; encoded by the exons ATGGCAGTGAATGTGTACGCCACGTCGGTGTCCATTGACAACCTCAGTCGACATGACATGCTGGCATGGGTCAACGATTCTCTGCACCTTACCTACACTAAGATTGAACAGCTCTGTACAG GAGCGGCATATTGCCAGTTCATGGACATGTTGTTTCCGGGTTGTATCCTTCTGAAGAAAGTCAAGTTTCAAGCCAAGCTGGAGCACGAATCTATACACAACTTCAAAGTTCTTCAGGCAGCTTTTAAAAGGATGAGTGTTGACAAA ATAATTCCTGTAGAAAAGCTTGTAAAAGGGAAGTTCCAGGACAACTTTGAATTCGTGCAGTGGTTCAAGAAGTTCTTCGACGCTAACTACGACGGGAAGGAGTATGACCCTCTACTATCCAGACAGGGGCAGGACGTGGCCCCCGCCCCCAACCCAGGTGATCACTTTAACCACAGACCAAAGAGAAACCCAG GACCACAGAGGACATCTCCAACAGTTCCCAAAAACATGCCAACACCACAGCGAGTCCAACACAACACTCCAGCTTTGAGGAAGAATCCATCTTTGTCTAGAAACgggggcagtgatgctgagaTCATGGAGCTAAATCAACAG TTGATGGAGTTGAAGTTGACTGTGGACGGActagagaaggagagagacttCTACTTCAGCAAACTACGGGACATCGAGCTGATCTGCCAGGAACACGAGAGTGAAAACAACTCCGTCCTCAGCAGTATAATCAACATTCTCTACGCAACAGAG GATGGCTTTGCACCGCCGGAGGATGAGGACCTTGATGAACAAGCTCACCTGGACCAGGATGAATACTGA
- the dpysl5a gene encoding dihydropyrimidinase-related protein 5a: MSSSSAMVRILIKGGKVVNDDCTQEADVYIENGIIQQVGKELMIPGGAKVIDASGKLVLPGGIDTSVHLEESFMNATTADDFYSGTKAALAGGTTMVIGHILPEKNESLLEAYETCRSSADSKACCDYALHVGVTWWGPKVRAEMEKLVREHGVNSFQMFMAYKDMFMLRDSELFQALQHCKDIGAIARVHAENGELVAEGAKEALDLGISGPEGIEISRPEELEAEATHRAITIANRAHCPIYLVNVSSMSAGDVVATAKMQGKVVHGETTTAHAVLNGMQYYHQDWAYAAAHVTVPPLRLDPNTPNFLMSLLGNDTLNVVGSDHRPFTIKQRAMGKDDFTKIPHGLPGIQDRMSVIWEKGVIGGKMDENRFVAVTSSNAAKIYNLYPRKGRIIPGADADLVVWDPEGSKTISVDNQVQGGDINLYEGLRCHGVPLVTISRGRLVYENGIFTCAEGSGKFCPLRTFPDYLYKKMVQREKCQAVKAVEREPYTGEVVPVLNSGKRDLGVSDVDTPTRPCTRHGGVRDLQESSFSLSGAQIDDKIPKRSSARILAPPGGRSSGIW, translated from the exons ATGTCTTCCAGCTCAGCGATGGTGCGGATCCTGATAAAGGGCGGCAAGGTGGTGAACGACGACTGCACCCAGGAGGCCGACGTCTACATCGAGAACGGCATCATCCAGCAGGTGGGGAAGGAGCTGATGATCCCGGGTGGGGCCAAAGTGATCGACGCCTCGGGAAAACTGGTCCTCCCCGGGGGCATCGACACCAGCGTCCACCTGGAGGAGAGCTTCATGAACGCCACCACGGCAGATGACTTCTACAGCGGCACCaag GCTGCTCTAGCTGGAGGTACAACCATGGTGATCGGACACATTCTGCCAGAGAAGAATGAGTCTTTGCTGGAAGCCTACGAGACGTGCCGCAGCTCGGCGGACTCCAAAGCCTGCTGTGACTACGCTCTGCATGTGGGGGTCACTTGGTGGGGACCCAAG GTGCGAGCGGAGATGGAGAAGCTGGTGAGGGAGCACGGAGTGAATTCCTTCCAGATGTTCATGGCCTATAAGGACATGTTCATGCTGAGGGACAGCGAGCTCTTCCAGGCTCTGCAGCACTGTAAGGACATCGGAGCTATCGCCAGAGTCCATGCTGAAAATGGGGAACTGGTGGCTGAG GGTGCAAAAGAAGCATTGGACCTGGGCATCAGCGGCCCAGAGGGGATTGAAATTAGCAGGCCTGAAGAG ctggAAGCAGAGGCGACCCACAGGGCCATTACCATTGCAAACAGG gCCCACTGCCCGATCTACCTTGTCAATGTCTCCAGTATGTCTGCAGGAGATGTAGTAGCTACCGCCAAGATGCAGG GTAAGGTGGTCCACGGTGAAACCACCACAGCCCACGCCGTGCTGAACGGTATGCAGTACTACCATCAGGACTGGGCCTATGCTGCCGCCCACGTCACCGTGCCTCCTCTCCGCCTGGACCCCAATACTCCCAATTTCCTAATGAGCCTGCTGGGGAA TGACACTCTGAATGTTGTGGGGTCCGACCACCGTCCGTTCACCATCAAACAGAGAGCCATGGGCAAGGATGACTTCACCAAGATCCCCCATGGGCTTCCTGGCATTCAGGATCGCATGAGCGTCATCTGGGAGAAGGGAGTG ATTGGAGGGAAGATGGATGAAAATCGCTTTGTTGCAGTCACAAGTTCAAATGCAGCCAAGATCTACAACCTCTACCCCAGGAAAGGAAGGATCATCCCAGGAGCAGATGCTGATTTGGTGGTCTGGGACCCCGAGGGATCCAA GACCATTTCGGTGGATAACCAGGTCCAGGGGGGAGATATAAACCTGTATGAAGGTCTCCGTTGTCACGGTGTTCCCCTGGTCACCATCAGCCGTGGCCGTCTGGTCTATGAGAATGGCATATTCACCTGTGCTGAGGGATCTGGAAAGTTTTGTCCCCTGAGGACCTTCCCAGATTACCTCTACAAGAAGATGGTTCAGAGGGAAAAG TGCCAGGCTGTGAAAGCTGTTGAGCGGGAGCCCTACACAGGTGAAGTTGTTCCGGTGCTCAACTCAGGAAAGAGGGATTTGGGAGTTTCCGATGTGGACACTCCGACCCGCCCCTGCACCCGGCACGGGGGAGTGAGGGACCTCCAGGAGTCCAGCTTCAGCCTGTCTG GTGCCCAGATCGATGACAAAATTCCAAAGAGATCCTCGGCCAGGATCCTCGCTCCTCCTGGAGGGAGATCCAGCGGGATCTGGTAG